The Rhinopithecus roxellana isolate Shanxi Qingling chromosome 13, ASM756505v1, whole genome shotgun sequence genome contains a region encoding:
- the LOC104678627 gene encoding histone H3.3-like, with protein MAPTKQTARKSTGGKAPRKQLATKAARKSAPSTGGVKKPHRYRPGTVVLREIRRYQKSTELLIRKLPFQRLVREIAQGFKTDLRFQSAAIGALQEASEAYLVGLFEDTNLCAIHAKRVTIMPKDIQLARRIRGERA; from the coding sequence ATGGCTCCTACAAAGCAGACTGCCCGCAAATCGACCGGTGGTAAAGCACCCAGGAAGCAACTGGCTACAAAAGCCGCTCGCAAGAGTGCGCCCTCTACTGGAGGGGTGAAGAAACCTCATCGCTACAGGCCTGGTACTGTGGTGCTTCGTGAAATTAGACGTTATCAGAAGTCCACTGAACTTCTGATTCGCAAACTTCCCTTCCAGCGTCTGGTGCGAGAAATTGCTCAGGGCTTTAAAACAGATCTGCGCTTCCAGAGCGCAGCTATCGGTGCTTTGCAGGAGGCAAGTGAGGCCTATCTGGTTGGCCTTTTTGAAGACACCAACCTGTGTGCTATCCATGCCAAACGTGTAACAATTATGCCAAAAGACATCCAGCTAGCACGCCGCATACGTGGAGAACGTGCTTAA